A genomic stretch from Actinomadura rubteroloni includes:
- a CDS encoding aldehyde dehydrogenase family protein: MAHARNLIAGEWRDGHAVGESLDPATGEVLGTFADAGAVTARAAIDAARTAFTATPWARDRELRARALLRLADRMTERRDDLVATLSRENGKKRADAAMEIDATIPKLRYNAALALTDAGRAGEFRPGAYSMSLHQPLGVAAVIVPWNSPVILAVRSFAPALAAGCTVAMKMPAQTALTNGLLYELVRECLPPGVLNAFTESGNDGAPLLVSDPGTDVVSYTGSTAVGRVIMAGAAARLKPVSLELGGKSPMLVFDDADLDAAVPVLTAAVTTFAGQFCMAGSRILAQRGIAGELRARLTAALEAVRVGPGDDPATDMGPVIDRAQALRIDGLVAGADGTVLVRGGLVHPGPDARDALLRPALVEVADVAAPIVQREVFGPVATFEVFADESEAVARANATEYGLAASVWTRDVDRPLRVARELDAGTVWTNTWGVIHDQMEEGGFKQSGVGRLNGPRALAEFHEIKHIVLRG, encoded by the coding sequence ATGGCCCACGCCCGCAACCTGATCGCCGGCGAGTGGCGCGACGGACACGCGGTCGGCGAGTCCCTCGACCCCGCCACCGGGGAGGTGCTCGGCACGTTCGCCGACGCCGGGGCCGTCACCGCGCGGGCCGCGATCGACGCCGCCCGGACCGCGTTCACCGCGACGCCCTGGGCCCGCGACCGCGAACTGCGCGCCCGCGCGCTCCTGCGGCTCGCCGACCGGATGACCGAACGCCGCGACGACCTGGTCGCCACCCTGTCGCGCGAGAACGGCAAGAAGCGCGCCGACGCCGCGATGGAGATCGACGCCACGATCCCGAAGCTCCGCTACAACGCCGCGCTCGCGCTCACCGACGCCGGACGCGCCGGGGAGTTCCGCCCCGGCGCCTACTCGATGTCGCTGCACCAGCCGCTCGGCGTCGCCGCCGTCATCGTCCCGTGGAACTCGCCGGTGATCCTCGCGGTGCGGTCCTTCGCGCCCGCGCTCGCCGCGGGCTGCACCGTGGCGATGAAGATGCCCGCGCAGACGGCGCTGACCAACGGCCTACTGTACGAACTCGTCCGCGAGTGCCTGCCGCCCGGCGTCCTCAACGCCTTCACCGAGTCCGGCAACGACGGCGCCCCGCTCCTGGTGTCCGACCCGGGGACGGACGTGGTCAGCTACACCGGCAGCACCGCCGTCGGCCGCGTCATCATGGCCGGGGCCGCCGCGCGGCTCAAGCCGGTGTCGCTGGAGCTGGGCGGCAAGAGCCCGATGCTGGTGTTCGACGACGCCGACCTGGACGCCGCCGTGCCCGTCCTCACCGCCGCCGTCACGACCTTCGCCGGGCAGTTCTGCATGGCGGGCAGCCGGATCCTCGCCCAGCGCGGCATCGCCGGGGAACTGCGCGCCCGGCTCACGGCCGCGCTGGAGGCCGTCCGCGTCGGGCCGGGCGACGACCCCGCCACCGACATGGGACCCGTCATCGACCGCGCGCAGGCGCTGCGCATCGACGGGCTCGTGGCCGGCGCCGACGGGACGGTCCTGGTGCGCGGCGGGCTCGTCCACCCCGGCCCGGACGCCCGCGACGCGCTGCTGCGGCCCGCGCTGGTGGAGGTCGCCGACGTCGCCGCGCCGATCGTCCAGCGCGAGGTCTTCGGGCCCGTCGCCACGTTCGAGGTGTTCGCCGACGAGTCCGAGGCCGTCGCGCGCGCCAACGCCACCGAGTACGGCCTCGCCGCGTCGGTGTGGACGCGGGACGTCGACCGTCCGCTGCGCGTCGCCCGGGAGCTGGACGCCGGGACGGTCTGGACCAACACCTGGGGCGTCATCCACGACCAGATGGAAGAGGGCGGCTTCAAGCAGAGCGGCGTCGGCCGCCTCAACGGCCCCCGCGCTCTCGCCGAGTTCCACGAGATCAAGCACATCGTGCTGCGCGGGTAA
- a CDS encoding NAD(P)-dependent alcohol dehydrogenase has protein sequence MPTPTTAAVARAGAGTLHWENVRLDEPAAGEALVRIVGAGICHTDLSVLAGRLPVPLPAVLGHEGAGVVTAVGPGVTAVRPGDQVVLSFNSCGRCEKCRTGRPTECPAYWPLNFGAARLDGTTPVSGADGGPLGGLFFGQSSLAAHALVSEQSMVRVDAADEDELAMLAPIGCGVQTGAGTVLNVLRPSPGDTVAVFGAGAVGLSAVMAARLSGARRIIAVDVVASRLALAAELGATDRVDSGRENLAERLAELAGPGGLTHVVESTGVPALLELAIDAVAADGTVAVIGAPAAGTRASFDVNALIGGRTVRGVTEGASDRVTFVPALVDLVRQGRLPIDRLIRLYRPDQLAEAIEDARSGRTVKPVIRFEGAL, from the coding sequence ATGCCCACCCCGACCACCGCCGCCGTCGCACGGGCCGGCGCCGGCACGCTGCACTGGGAGAACGTCCGGCTCGACGAGCCCGCGGCCGGTGAGGCGCTCGTCCGGATCGTCGGCGCGGGGATCTGCCACACCGATCTGTCGGTCCTCGCGGGACGGCTGCCGGTGCCGCTGCCCGCCGTCCTCGGCCATGAGGGCGCCGGGGTCGTCACGGCCGTCGGCCCGGGAGTGACCGCCGTCCGGCCCGGCGACCAAGTGGTGCTGTCGTTCAACTCGTGCGGACGATGCGAGAAGTGCCGGACGGGCCGTCCCACCGAGTGCCCGGCGTACTGGCCGCTCAACTTCGGCGCCGCCCGCCTCGACGGCACCACGCCCGTCTCCGGCGCGGACGGCGGGCCGCTCGGCGGCCTGTTCTTCGGCCAGTCCTCCCTGGCCGCGCACGCCCTGGTCTCCGAGCAGAGCATGGTCCGGGTGGACGCCGCCGACGAGGACGAGCTGGCCATGCTCGCGCCCATCGGCTGCGGCGTGCAGACCGGCGCGGGCACGGTCCTGAACGTCCTGCGTCCATCGCCCGGCGACACGGTCGCGGTGTTCGGCGCGGGAGCCGTCGGGCTGTCGGCGGTGATGGCGGCCCGCCTCAGCGGAGCGCGCCGGATCATCGCGGTGGACGTCGTCGCGTCCCGCCTCGCGCTCGCCGCCGAACTCGGCGCGACCGACCGCGTCGACTCCGGCCGGGAGAACCTGGCCGAACGGCTCGCGGAACTGGCCGGCCCGGGCGGCCTCACCCACGTCGTGGAGTCGACGGGCGTCCCGGCGCTGCTGGAACTGGCGATCGACGCGGTCGCCGCCGACGGGACGGTCGCGGTCATCGGGGCCCCGGCGGCGGGCACCAGGGCGTCGTTCGACGTCAACGCGCTCATCGGCGGCCGCACCGTCCGGGGCGTCACCGAGGGCGCCAGCGACCGCGTGACCTTCGTCCCGGCGCTGGTCGACCTCGTCCGCCAGGGCCGGCTGCCCATCGACCGGCTGATCCGCCTCTACCGGCCCGACCAGCTCGCCGAGGCGATCGAGGACGCCCGCTCGGGCCGCACCGTCAAGCCCGTCATCCGTTTCGAGGGAGCCCTGTGA
- a CDS encoding patatin-like phospholipase family protein has translation MSPSGPVAFVLSGGGKMASTELGMLAALAEAGIRPDIVLGSSAGAIIGAAFADRSGAGVLGSVYDCWTEILTAPPLEWTIPHAVARLISPRARTEAQNCVRSIVQRHIKARTFDELAVHFECNAVQLGTLREHWFDSGPLIPALLSAGAAPAMIAHTKVDGANYIDGGFINPVPVDRALHLGARTVYVLQASDFSEAPSFPRTLWEKGPTEGSFRFLFDKLLRDLPEGTEVHLLPIGRRSPPHGLNMLRRIYGFDTARARYEGEHYMEAAYQATAAYLRLEGQVGKSARKRVGTRRPGA, from the coding sequence ATGAGCCCGTCCGGACCGGTCGCGTTCGTCCTCAGCGGAGGCGGCAAGATGGCGAGCACCGAACTGGGCATGCTGGCCGCCCTCGCCGAGGCGGGAATCCGGCCCGACATCGTCCTCGGGAGTTCCGCCGGAGCCATCATCGGCGCGGCGTTCGCCGACCGCTCCGGCGCCGGCGTCCTCGGCTCGGTGTACGACTGCTGGACCGAGATCCTCACCGCGCCGCCGCTCGAATGGACGATCCCGCACGCCGTGGCCAGGCTGATTTCGCCACGGGCGAGAACCGAGGCGCAGAACTGCGTGCGATCAATCGTGCAGCGCCACATCAAGGCCCGCACGTTCGACGAACTGGCCGTGCACTTCGAGTGCAACGCCGTCCAGTTGGGCACCCTGCGCGAGCACTGGTTCGACTCCGGGCCGCTCATCCCCGCCCTGCTCTCCGCCGGGGCCGCGCCCGCCATGATCGCGCACACGAAGGTCGACGGCGCGAACTACATCGACGGGGGGTTCATCAACCCCGTCCCCGTCGACCGGGCCCTCCACCTGGGCGCCCGCACCGTCTACGTCCTCCAGGCGAGCGATTTCAGCGAGGCGCCCAGCTTCCCGCGCACGCTCTGGGAGAAAGGCCCCACGGAAGGAAGCTTCCGCTTCCTCTTCGACAAGCTTCTGCGCGACCTGCCCGAAGGCACCGAAGTGCATCTCCTGCCCATCGGACGCCGCAGCCCTCCGCACGGCCTGAACATGCTGCGCCGGATCTACGGCTTCGACACCGCGCGGGCGCGATACGAGGGCGAGCACTACATGGAGGCGGCCTACCAGGCCACGGCCGCCTACCTCCGCCTGGAAGGCCAGGTCGGCAAGTCCGCCCGCAAGAGAGTCGGCACCCGCCGGCCCGGCGCATGA
- a CDS encoding type I polyketide synthase encodes MHEFHVAIGRLERAPLVLSAPDATSLRSAAATLAGEVRAAGNPNIGGLAADLAARDTAGRHRAVVLAADRTQLLDGLDALAAGRSAPSLVTGAPPSARRPVLVFPGAGCQWPGMARALRDASPPFARRLDECARALDADRSPHTLPDGDPAWDRVEVCQPALFAVMVSLAELWRSFGVEPAAVLAQCIGEAAGAYAAGALSLDDAALACAAAAEAQAGVAALGDMAAVRLPVPALAAKLKRWGGRLWIAGVNAPDWTLVSGDRGARDELLAALDDEGVFATAVRTGAPTHTVRLDGARTAMLDRLAGIAPRAGRVPFHSATTGTETDGALLDADHWHRCVREPIRFEEATRSALAGGPVALIECTPHPSLLTPMRDTAQADAGADAVVIGSVDRDDDGLDRFARSVAEAYCHGVAVDWAAALAPAPEPEPVAAEPDAPHEPIAILGMACRFPGGIATPEQLWDAVVEGRDLIGALPDDRGWDTRKLYEPDSGKPGTSYTREGGFLADAAEFDAELFGISPREAAAMHPQQRILLEIAWEACERAGLDPLSLRESDTGVFIGAFATEYGPRMHEAGAGPGGYMLTGGTLSVLSGRIAYALGLMGPAMTIDTACSSSLTSVHQAVGSLRSGECSLAFAGGASVLGTPGLLVDFSRQHALSHDGHSRAFSADADGFGMAEGAGMLVLARLSDAVRLGRPVLGVIRGSALSQDGASEGLAVPDAGAQELAIRRALEDAGLTAGDIDLVEAHGTGTRVGDPIEARSLLAAYGRSAGHPVFLGSVKSNIGHSMAAAGVAGVIKTVLALRHGVLPKSLHAERLNPDVDWSRGHVRVLRENRDWPRTGRVRRAAVSAYGISGTNAHVILEQSPSERAGGRAPQDVPGLPWVLTARSPEALRAQADRLLRYVRENPDARAADVGWTLATARARLEHRGVVVGDDRAALVDGLAALAGGTDAPGLVRGADVHGARNVFVFPGQGSQWAGMAAELLERSPVFARRIAECDEALAPYVGRSLTGLLRAGVPEDAGTDVVQPALFAVMVSLAAVWEDHGVVPDAVLGHSQGEMAAAVVAGALSLEDAARVVALRARALRVLAGTGAMATVALPPDAAAERLARHGRLSVAAINGPGEVVVSGDTDAVVSLLAELEAEGVWARRIAVDFASHSAHVERLRDRLLDDLDGIRPKASDVPFYSTVTGGLLDTEALDAGYWFTNLRDPVRFDPALRAALAAGHRALIEISPHPILTMGMQEVVDDAGADAVALGTLRRGEGGLRRFRLAVAEADAHGVAVDWSRAFAGTAPRRLDLPTYAFQHKRYWLDADGPRTADLPAAGLEDAGHPLLGAATDLAGSPALLLTGSVSLRTHPFLADHAVHDAVLFPGTAFLEMALQAADRAGFEGVEELILEAPLVMPADEPVRFQATVDEDGSLEIFSRPESAPARQPWTRHATGTAGDPPPSDTGDLAAWPPPGAEPVPLDGFYDRLAERGYRYGPAFRNLRAAWSRGDDVFAEIALTGDETDAYALHPALLDAALHGTLRDAADGLRMPFSWQDVRLHAVGAATLRARLSRTGPDAYGVTIADATGRLVLTVRSLALRAVERLSATGSGNLFRLDWPVVPPPDRAAPDARTWALIGSPDATAGVPDAAVHPDVAALRASSVPAPDVCVLVCPRGGVPESAESLHETVGHVLSEVREWLDDERPGVLVVLTRGAVAVHPRDAVTDLAHAAVWGAVQCAQSEHQGRLVLLDGDAASVASALGTGEPRLALRDGTLHVPRLVPSRPGDAPDERPWRLDLEPGDPDSLRIVPADEAPLGPGEIRVAVRAAAMNFRDVAVASGLVERHRVWPLMGFDGAGVVAETGPGVTGVAPGDRVMGVFTGSTAFASTAVTDARLVVPVPDDWTFPEAATVPVAFLTAWHGLAELAAVRPGDAVLVHAATGGVGLAAVQVARHLGAEVFATASPAKHPALRALGLDDAHIASSRSTAFEEHFRAATGGRGVDVVLNCLTGDVLDASLRLLAPGGRFIELGRTDLRDPRDLPGITYAEFDLGLLDPERQHALFGALRGLFDRGVLRALPFTSWDVRDARDAFRRMRRAGHIGKIVLTVPRAPDRDGTVLVTGGTGTLGALTARHLVTAHGLRHLLLAGRRGPDAPGADALRAELTALGAQVTIAACDAADPAALRRLLDGIPAEHPLTAVVHTAGVVDDGVMTALTPERIDRVLRPKADAALNLHRLTRRSDLAAFVLYSSVASVLSAGGQANYSAANAVLDALALHRGQHGLPATSLAWGLWERTSELTGALADTDRARLAQNGLLGLSDQDGLALLDAALSDGRPFFIGARLDAGAFAGRPEDGVPPVLRRLVRPQRAKATARPAETGPAPLGERLAALPADDRVRELLGVVRAQAASVLGHSRAEEIDAGRRFREMGFDSLMAVQLRNHMNRLTELKLPTTLVFDHPTPLELAREIDARLAARPGGRPSADDTAARVQRVLGDDRDLEEKVAFLREAVDARERRSGGDSADLAVRPVRLSEGRATPRLFCLPSILAPAAPEQYGEFAGFFQGRRDVVALTLPGFSDGEPLPATADAFSRAAARTVLAEAADSPFVLLGHSSGAWLAHAVAEQCEKDGRRPAGLVLLDPADVNRNDPRDIARTADRLWARMDLLPLLDEANVSAMMRYAELFGAWTPGTLQCPVLALRAEEAMPGTSADWAHAGRTERTPGDHVTMMTTRAAATAQAAETWAEDLT; translated from the coding sequence CGCGGGGCGCGCGACGAACTCCTCGCCGCGCTCGACGACGAGGGCGTGTTCGCGACGGCCGTCCGGACGGGCGCGCCGACCCACACCGTCCGCCTGGACGGCGCCCGGACGGCGATGCTCGACCGGCTCGCCGGGATCGCGCCGCGCGCCGGCCGCGTCCCCTTCCACTCGGCGACCACGGGCACCGAGACCGATGGAGCGCTCCTGGACGCCGACCACTGGCACCGCTGCGTCCGTGAGCCGATCCGGTTCGAGGAGGCGACGCGGTCCGCGCTCGCCGGCGGCCCGGTCGCGCTGATCGAGTGCACTCCGCATCCGTCCCTGCTGACGCCGATGCGCGACACGGCCCAGGCGGACGCGGGCGCGGACGCGGTCGTGATCGGTTCGGTCGACCGCGACGACGACGGCCTCGACCGGTTCGCCCGCTCGGTCGCGGAGGCGTACTGCCACGGCGTCGCGGTGGACTGGGCGGCGGCGCTCGCCCCCGCGCCGGAACCGGAGCCCGTCGCGGCCGAGCCGGACGCCCCCCACGAGCCGATCGCGATCCTCGGCATGGCCTGCCGCTTCCCCGGCGGCATCGCGACCCCCGAGCAGTTGTGGGACGCGGTGGTCGAAGGCCGCGACCTGATCGGCGCCCTGCCCGACGACCGCGGCTGGGACACCCGCAAGCTGTACGAACCGGACTCCGGGAAGCCGGGGACGTCCTACACCAGGGAGGGCGGCTTCCTCGCGGACGCGGCGGAGTTCGACGCCGAGCTGTTCGGGATCAGCCCGCGCGAGGCGGCGGCCATGCACCCGCAGCAGCGCATCCTGCTGGAGATCGCGTGGGAGGCGTGCGAGCGCGCGGGGCTGGACCCCCTGTCGCTGCGCGAGAGCGACACCGGCGTGTTCATCGGCGCCTTCGCCACCGAGTACGGCCCGCGCATGCACGAGGCCGGCGCCGGTCCCGGCGGGTACATGCTGACCGGCGGCACCCTGAGCGTCCTGTCCGGCCGCATCGCCTACGCGCTGGGGCTCATGGGCCCGGCGATGACGATCGACACCGCGTGCTCGTCGTCGCTGACGTCGGTCCACCAGGCGGTCGGGTCGCTGCGGTCGGGCGAGTGCTCGCTCGCGTTCGCCGGCGGGGCGAGCGTGCTCGGCACGCCGGGGCTCCTGGTCGACTTCAGCCGCCAGCACGCCCTGTCGCACGACGGGCACAGCCGCGCGTTCTCGGCGGACGCCGACGGATTCGGCATGGCCGAGGGCGCAGGGATGCTCGTCCTCGCCCGGCTCTCGGACGCGGTGCGTCTCGGGCGTCCCGTGCTCGGCGTCATCCGGGGCTCGGCGCTCAGCCAGGACGGCGCGAGCGAGGGCCTGGCCGTCCCCGACGCCGGGGCGCAGGAGCTGGCGATCCGGCGGGCCCTGGAGGACGCGGGCCTCACGGCCGGCGACATCGACCTCGTGGAGGCCCACGGGACGGGCACCAGGGTCGGCGACCCGATCGAGGCCCGCTCCCTGCTGGCCGCCTACGGACGGTCCGCCGGGCACCCGGTGTTCCTCGGGTCGGTCAAGTCGAACATCGGCCACAGCATGGCCGCCGCGGGCGTCGCCGGGGTCATCAAGACGGTGCTGGCGCTGCGCCACGGCGTCCTGCCCAAGAGCCTGCACGCGGAGCGGCTGAACCCGGACGTGGACTGGTCGCGGGGCCACGTCCGCGTCCTGCGCGAGAACCGGGACTGGCCCCGGACGGGCCGGGTCCGCAGGGCGGCCGTGTCGGCGTACGGCATCAGTGGCACGAACGCGCACGTCATCCTGGAGCAGTCGCCGTCCGAGCGGGCCGGCGGCCGGGCGCCGCAGGACGTCCCGGGGCTCCCGTGGGTGCTCACGGCCCGGTCCCCGGAGGCGCTGCGGGCGCAGGCGGACCGGCTGCTGCGGTACGTCCGGGAGAACCCCGACGCCCGCGCCGCCGACGTGGGCTGGACGCTGGCGACGGCGCGGGCCCGGCTGGAGCACCGGGGCGTCGTCGTGGGCGACGACCGCGCGGCGCTCGTCGACGGCCTCGCGGCGCTGGCCGGCGGTACCGACGCCCCCGGCCTGGTGCGGGGCGCGGACGTCCACGGCGCCCGCAACGTGTTCGTCTTCCCCGGCCAGGGGTCCCAGTGGGCGGGGATGGCCGCCGAGCTGCTGGAGCGGTCCCCGGTGTTCGCGCGGCGGATCGCCGAGTGCGACGAAGCGCTGGCGCCCTACGTCGGCCGGTCGCTCACCGGGCTGCTGCGCGCCGGCGTCCCGGAGGACGCGGGGACGGACGTCGTCCAGCCCGCGCTGTTCGCGGTGATGGTGTCGCTCGCCGCCGTGTGGGAGGACCACGGCGTCGTCCCGGACGCGGTGCTCGGGCACAGCCAGGGCGAGATGGCGGCGGCCGTCGTCGCGGGGGCGCTGTCCCTGGAGGACGCCGCCCGCGTGGTGGCCCTGCGCGCCCGCGCGCTGCGCGTGCTGGCCGGGACGGGCGCGATGGCGACCGTCGCGCTGCCGCCCGACGCGGCGGCCGAACGGCTCGCCCGGCACGGACGGCTGTCGGTGGCGGCGATCAACGGCCCCGGCGAGGTCGTGGTCTCCGGCGACACCGACGCCGTCGTGTCCCTGCTGGCGGAACTGGAGGCCGAGGGCGTCTGGGCGCGCCGGATCGCCGTGGACTTCGCGTCGCACTCGGCGCACGTCGAACGGCTTCGCGACCGCCTGCTGGACGACCTGGACGGCATCCGGCCGAAGGCGTCGGACGTCCCGTTCTACTCGACCGTCACCGGCGGCCTCCTGGACACCGAGGCGCTGGACGCCGGGTACTGGTTCACGAACCTGCGCGACCCCGTCCGCTTCGACCCCGCGCTCCGCGCCGCGCTCGCGGCGGGCCACCGGGCGCTGATCGAGATCAGCCCGCACCCGATCCTGACCATGGGGATGCAGGAGGTCGTCGACGACGCCGGGGCCGACGCCGTCGCGCTCGGAACGCTCCGGCGCGGGGAGGGCGGCCTGCGGCGGTTCCGGCTCGCGGTCGCCGAGGCCGACGCGCACGGGGTCGCCGTCGACTGGTCGCGGGCCTTCGCGGGCACCGCGCCGCGCCGTCTCGACCTGCCGACCTACGCCTTCCAGCACAAGCGCTACTGGCTCGACGCCGACGGCCCGCGCACGGCCGACCTGCCCGCGGCGGGCCTGGAGGACGCGGGCCACCCGCTGCTCGGCGCCGCGACGGACCTCGCGGGCTCCCCGGCGCTGCTGCTCACCGGATCGGTGTCCCTGCGGACCCACCCGTTCCTGGCCGACCACGCGGTGCACGACGCCGTCCTGTTCCCGGGCACCGCGTTCCTGGAGATGGCCCTCCAGGCGGCCGACCGGGCCGGGTTCGAGGGCGTCGAGGAACTGATCCTGGAGGCTCCGCTGGTCATGCCCGCCGACGAGCCGGTGCGGTTCCAGGCGACGGTGGACGAGGACGGCTCCCTGGAGATCTTCTCCCGCCCGGAGTCGGCCCCGGCGCGGCAGCCGTGGACGCGGCACGCCACGGGCACGGCCGGCGATCCCCCGCCGTCCGACACCGGCGACCTGGCCGCGTGGCCGCCGCCCGGCGCCGAACCCGTCCCGCTGGACGGCTTCTACGACCGGCTCGCGGAGCGCGGCTACCGGTACGGTCCCGCGTTCCGCAACCTGCGGGCCGCCTGGTCCCGCGGCGACGACGTGTTCGCGGAGATCGCGCTCACGGGCGACGAGACCGACGCGTACGCCCTGCATCCCGCGCTGCTCGACGCGGCGCTGCACGGCACGCTGCGCGACGCGGCGGACGGGCTGCGGATGCCGTTCTCGTGGCAGGACGTCCGGCTGCACGCCGTCGGCGCCGCCACGCTGCGGGCCCGGCTGTCGCGGACGGGACCGGACGCCTACGGCGTGACGATCGCCGACGCGACCGGCCGCCTTGTCCTGACCGTCCGGTCGCTGGCTCTGCGGGCCGTGGAGCGGCTGTCGGCGACCGGCTCCGGCAACCTGTTCCGGCTCGACTGGCCCGTCGTGCCGCCGCCGGACCGCGCCGCTCCGGACGCGCGGACGTGGGCTTTGATCGGCTCCCCGGACGCGACGGCGGGCGTCCCCGACGCGGCCGTCCATCCCGACGTGGCCGCCCTGCGCGCGTCGAGTGTCCCGGCGCCCGACGTCTGCGTCCTGGTCTGCCCGCGCGGCGGGGTGCCCGAGAGCGCCGAGTCTCTGCACGAAACGGTCGGCCATGTGCTGTCGGAGGTGCGGGAGTGGCTGGACGACGAGCGGCCCGGCGTGCTGGTCGTCCTCACGCGGGGGGCGGTCGCCGTCCATCCGCGCGACGCGGTGACCGATCTCGCGCACGCGGCGGTCTGGGGCGCGGTCCAGTGCGCGCAGTCCGAGCACCAGGGCCGGCTGGTCCTGCTCGACGGGGACGCGGCGTCGGTCGCGTCCGCGCTGGGCACCGGCGAGCCTCGGCTCGCGCTGCGCGACGGGACCCTGCACGTTCCGCGCCTGGTCCCGTCCCGGCCGGGCGACGCGCCGGACGAGCGGCCGTGGCGCCTCGACCTGGAGCCGGGCGACCCCGACAGCCTGCGGATCGTCCCGGCCGACGAAGCGCCGCTCGGGCCGGGCGAAATCCGGGTGGCCGTCCGCGCCGCCGCGATGAACTTCCGCGACGTCGCGGTCGCGTCCGGGCTCGTGGAGCGGCACCGGGTCTGGCCGCTCATGGGCTTCGACGGCGCGGGCGTCGTCGCCGAGACCGGGCCCGGGGTGACGGGCGTGGCGCCCGGCGACCGGGTGATGGGCGTCTTCACCGGGAGCACCGCGTTCGCGTCCACGGCGGTCACCGACGCGCGGCTGGTCGTCCCCGTCCCGGACGACTGGACGTTCCCCGAGGCCGCGACCGTCCCGGTGGCGTTCCTGACCGCCTGGCACGGGCTCGCCGAACTCGCCGCGGTGCGGCCCGGGGACGCGGTGCTCGTCCACGCCGCCACCGGGGGCGTCGGGCTGGCGGCCGTGCAGGTCGCCCGGCATCTCGGCGCCGAGGTCTTCGCCACCGCCTCGCCCGCCAAGCACCCGGCGCTGCGGGCGCTCGGCCTGGACGACGCGCACATCGCCTCGTCCCGTTCGACCGCCTTCGAGGAGCACTTCCGCGCGGCCACCGGGGGCCGGGGCGTGGACGTCGTGCTCAACTGCCTCACCGGCGACGTCCTCGACGCGAGCCTGCGGCTGCTGGCGCCCGGCGGACGGTTCATCGAGCTGGGCCGGACCGACCTGCGCGACCCCCGGGACCTTCCGGGCATCACCTACGCCGAGTTCGATCTCGGCCTGCTCGATCCCGAACGGCAGCACGCCCTGTTCGGCGCGCTGCGCGGCCTGTTCGACCGGGGCGTCCTGCGCGCCCTGCCGTTCACGTCATGGGACGTCCGGGACGCGCGGGACGCGTTCCGGCGGATGCGGCGGGCCGGGCACATCGGCAAGATCGTCCTGACCGTGCCGCGTGCGCCCGACCGCGACGGGACCGTCCTGGTCACCGGCGGCACCGGCACGCTCGGCGCGCTGACCGCCCGGCACCTGGTCACCGCGCACGGCCTGCGCCACCTGCTGCTGGCGGGCCGCCGGGGGCCGGACGCGCCCGGCGCCGACGCCCTGCGCGCCGAGCTGACGGCCCTCGGCGCACAGGTCACGATCGCCGCCTGCGACGCGGCGGACCCGGCGGCGCTGCGGCGGCTGCTGGACGGCATCCCCGCCGAGCACCCGCTGACCGCCGTCGTCCACACGGCGGGCGTGGTCGACGACGGCGTCATGACCGCGCTGACGCCCGAGCGGATCGACCGCGTCCTGCGTCCGAAGGCCGACGCGGCGCTCAACCTGCACCGGCTCACCCGGCGGTCGGACCTGGCGGCGTTCGTGCTCTACTCGTCCGTGGCGTCGGTGCTCAGCGCGGGCGGGCAGGCGAACTACTCGGCCGCCAACGCGGTCCTGGACGCCCTGGCGCTGCATCGCGGCCAGCACGGCCTGCCCGCGACGTCCCTGGCGTGGGGGCTCTGGGAGCGGACCAGCGAGCTGACCGGAGCGCTCGCGGACACCGACCGGGCACGCCTCGCGCAGAACGGACTGCTCGGCCTGTCCGACCAGGACGGCCTGGCCCTCCTGGACGCCGCTCTCTCCGACGGACGGCCGTTCTTCATCGGCGCCCGTCTGGACGCGGGCGCGTTCGCCGGACGGCCCGAGGACGGGGTGCCGCCGGTGCTGCGCCGACTCGTCCGTCCGCAGCGGGCGAAGGCGACCGCGCGTCCCGCCGAGACGGGCCCGGCGCCGCTCGGCGAACGGCTCGCCGCGCTCCCGGCCGACGACCGCGTCCGCGAGCTGCTGGGCGTCGTCCGCGCGCAGGCGGCGTCCGTCCTCGGCCACAGCCGGGCCGAGGAGATCGACGCCGGCCGGCGGTTCCGCGAGATGGGGTTCGACTCGCTCATGGCGGTCCAGCTCCGCAACCACATGAACCGGCTGACCGAGCTGAAACTGCCGACCACCCTGGTGTTCGACCACCCGACTCCGCTTGAACTGGCCCGCGAGATCGACGCGAGGCTCGCGGCGCGGCCGGGAGGGCGGCCGTCGGCCGACGACACCGCCGCGCGCGTCCAGCGCGTTCTCGGCGACGACCGGGATCTGGAGGAGAAGGTCGCGTTCCTGCGGGAAGCCGTCGACGCCCGCGAACGCCGTTCCGGCGGCGACTCCGCCGACCTCGCCGTCCGGCCGGTGCGCCTTTCCGAGGGGCGTGCCACGCCGCGCCTGTTCTGCCTGCCGTCGATCCTCGCCCCCGCGGCGCCCGAGCAGTACGGCGAGTTCGCCGGGTTCTTCCAGGGGCGCCGCGACGTCGTCGCCCTCACCCTGCCCGGCTTCTCCGACGGCGAGCCGCTGCCCGCGACGGCCGACGCGTTCAGCCGCGCGGCGGCCCGCACGGTGCTGGCCGAGGCGGCGGACTCCCCCTTCGTCCTCCTCGGGCACTCGTCCGGCGCGTGGCTCGCGCACGCCGTCGCCGAGCAGTGCGAGAAGGACGGACGGCGCCCCGCCGGGCTCGTCCTTCTCGACCCCGCCGACGTCAACCGGAACGACCCGCGCGACATCGCCCGGACGGCTGACCGCCTCTGGGCGCGGATGGACCTTCTCCCCCTGCTCGACGAGGCGAACGTGTCCGCCATGATGCGCTACGCGGAACTGTTCGGCGCATGGACTCCGGGCACGCTCCAATGTCCCGTCCTGGCCTTGCGGGCCGAAGAGGCCATGCCCGGCACGAGCGCCGACTGGGCGCACGCCGGACGCACGGAACGCACGCCCGGCGACCACGTGACCATGATGACGACCCGCGCCGCCGCCACGGCGCAGGCCGCCGAGACCTGGGCGGAGGACCTGACATGA